The genomic interval GGTGATGTTGCTGTCGAGCCGCTGGTAGAGCAGCCAGCCCACGGCCACCACGGCGAGCACCAGCACCACCAGGCCCAGGGCCAGCCAGCGCAGCCAGCGGCGCCGCCGCCGGGGCGCGGGCGGCAGGAGATCGATGCTGTCGTGCACGGCTGCGTCCCTCCCTCACCGGGTGGTACGTGCCTCCGTAGGGGCCTGGTCCGCGCGGGGGGCCCGCGCCTTGGTCTGATGCGTGCCCCCCGATCATCGCGCGGCCGCGCGGATGCGGCAGCGTCAGAGGGCCGTCACGGTGACGCGCTCGGTCTCCCGGCGCTTGTCCAGGCCGCCTCCGGAGAGCCGGTCGAGGTTGCGGCAGAGCACCACGGAGCCGCCGGCCGCCAGCGGGGCGAAGAGCCCGGCGGAGAGGCCGTCCCAGCTGTCGTACGGCAGGCCGGACAGCATCCGCGAGCCCGTGCCGAGGCCGTGCTGGAAGGCGTCCGTGCGGGCCCGCTCCACCAGCTGGGCGCCCGTCAGCTCCAGGCCGCCCACGGCGAGGAAGGGCGCGTCCGGGTCCACGGGGACGTACGGGGCGAAGCGGTCGCCCTGGCTCGGCACCTCGACGGCGTAGTCGGCGAAGCCTTCCGGCGGCTGGGGGAACCGGCCACCCAGGGGGCGCAGGGCGAGGGCCACGCGCTCGCCGGAGCACGCGCGCGCCTCCTCCAGTGTGTCCGGGCCGCTGACGACCAGGTCCGCGGCGGCCGGGTCGCCGCCCACGTCGGCCACGACGCCGACGGACGCGCAGGCCAGCAGCCAGACGGCGGTCT from Streptomyces albireticuli carries:
- a CDS encoding TIGR03089 family protein, with the translated sequence MNATDRTPADLLRSALAADPARPLVTFYDDATGERVELSVATFANWVAKTANLLQDAYSVEPGDRVALHLPAHWQTAVWLLACASVGVVADVGGDPAAADLVVSGPDTLEEARACSGERVALALRPLGGRFPQPPEGFADYAVEVPSQGDRFAPYVPVDPDAPFLAVGGLELTGAQLVERARTDAFQHGLGTGSRMLSGLPYDSWDGLSAGLFAPLAAGGSVVLCRNLDRLSGGGLDKRRETERVTVTAL